A window of Kribbella sp. NBC_00382 genomic DNA:
GTCATGCGCTGTCGACAGTGCGGAGACGCACGGAGGGGGTCGGCCTTGGAGTTCCAGGTGCTCGCCGCGGACGACTGGGAACTCCTGCGGGACGTCCGCCTCCAGGCACTGAAGGACTCACCGTCCGCCTACATGTCCAGTTACGAGACCGAAGCCTCCTGGACCGAGGCCTCCTGGCGCCGCTCCTTCGCGAACGCCCTCTGGGTCGTCCCCCGCAGCGGCCGCCGCATCGTCGGCCTGGCCCGCTCCCTCCGCGTAGACGGCCGCCCACCCGACGAACGCCACCTGGAAGCAGTCTGGGTAGAACCCCGCCACCGCCGCACCGGCGTCATGCGAGCCATCCTCCGCTACCTCACCGAACTGGAACCAGACGTCCACGACTGGCTGCTCTGGGTCCTCGACCACAACGCCGAAGCCCTGGAAGCCTACGAACGCCTAGGCTTCGAACCCACCGGCGAACGTCAGCAGCTCACGGACTCTTCCGGCCGCTCGGAGATCCGGTTCAGGCGCAGTGCGCTGTCCATCCCGTAGCCGTCCCTGCGCCCATAACCACAGGAGATCCACTTCGTCAGCTCGAGCTCGTCGAGCGCGTCGCGCTCGGTCAGAGCGGTCCCGTCGGCGGCCAGTGCCGACTTCCAGCGGAGCTCGTCCTCGCGCCAGCTGGCGATGAACTCGACGCAGGTGTCGGGGGAGATCCGGCGCAGCTGCGCCTCGGCGGCGCCGAGCGACTTCAGCGCCTCGGCGATCCGCCAGGTGTCGACGCCAGGGCCCTTGTTCATCAGCGAGTTCAGCCGCTCCGTGGTCTCCTGGATGACGAACTCGCGGCCCTCCTTGACGTGTTCCCAGAACCGCGGACTCGCCGCAACGCGCAGTTGGTCCTTGAAGGTCCAGCCGTGCCGGCTCTCGAACGCCGTGTACATGCCCTCGGCGAGCAGATCGCCGAACTCCTCACGCCGGGCGCGCGCCGGGTCGGCGAACGGTGCGTACTCCTCCTGGCCGACCTCGCCGACCTTGGGCAGTGAGCGTTGGGCCGCGGGCCTGGAGAAGAAGAACCAGTCCTCGTTGTAGACGTCGGGGAAGAAGGACATCTCCGGGTGCTGGGTGTTGACTCCGAGCACCGCGCCGCTGACGAAGACGTCCTGCCGGAACCCGGCCAGCCGGCGGGCGTGACAGACGACCGAGTTGTCCGGGAAGTCGCGGCTGACCATCGCCGCGACCGGATGCCGGTCGAGCTGGGAGGCCAACCGGTCCACCTGCTGCGCCTTGAGCGGGAAGATGTCGTCGTCGACGAAGAGGATCTTCTTCCAGCCGCGCATCCGGGCCAGCCGCAGCCCGATGTTGCGCTTGACGCTCAGATCGCTCGACCGGCCGGCGCTGGCGCGGTGGAAGGCCGGTGCCGAGGTCAACGGACGCCAGGACTGCGGGTACCCGGCCGGTACGTCGATGATCAGGCCGCGGGCGCCGAAGGTGTTCCGCACCCGCTTGGCGACGCCGTCGATCTGCGCCTGATGGCTGCAGAGGACGACCAGCGGCACCGACAGTGCCGCCGCGAGCGTGATCAGATGCTGTGGCAGTGAGGCGCGCGCGGCCGGGACGACGATCGCGTCGAGACCGCTGCGGGTCAACGGCACAGAG
This region includes:
- a CDS encoding GNAT family N-acetyltransferase, with translation MEFQVLAADDWELLRDVRLQALKDSPSAYMSSYETEASWTEASWRRSFANALWVVPRSGRRIVGLARSLRVDGRPPDERHLEAVWVEPRHRRTGVMRAILRYLTELEPDVHDWLLWVLDHNAEALEAYERLGFEPTGERQQLTDSSGRSEIRFRRSALSIP